Proteins encoded together in one Lathyrus oleraceus cultivar Zhongwan6 chromosome 5, CAAS_Psat_ZW6_1.0, whole genome shotgun sequence window:
- the LOC127082872 gene encoding FCS-Like Zinc finger 6, which translates to MLLGKRPRPPTMRRTRSMSGGMSVDMHSPDNQTTTNNMESHHEEESVMSHHHNPLQSHPHHDGVKLDPHAVVMKGTETHGGLVESTVMFPSHTSTPTTLTTTNTNNNINHNNNRVSASAHGIYSTPHFLRICGLCNCRLAPTRDIYMYRGDTAFCSLECREEQMKQDLRKEKWKVSVSNKEDHRVAPPCTAKASTAACT; encoded by the exons ATGCTACTCGGAAAACGTCCTCGGCCACCGACTATGAGAAGAACAAGAAGCATGAGCGGTGGTATGTCCGTGGACATGCACTCACCTGATAATCAAACCACCACCAACAACATGGAATCCCATCATGAAGAAGAATCAGTGATGTCTCATCATCATAATCCTCTGCAATCGCATCCGCACCATGATGGCGTCAAATTAGATCCACATGCGGTTGTGATGAAGGGAACAGAAACTCACGGTGGATTAGTGGAGAGTACAGTGATGTTCCCTTCACACACAAGCACACCCACAACCTTAACCACCACAAACACTAACAATAATATTAATCATAATAATAATCGTGTGAGTGCGAGCGCACATGGAATATACAGTACTCCTCACTTTCTCCGAATTTGTGGCCTCTGTAACTGTCGTTTGGCACCCACACGAGACATCTACATGTATAG GGGAGATACGGCATTTTGCAGTTTGGAGTGCAGGGAGGAGCAAATGAAACAAGACCTGAGAAAAGAAAAGTGGAAAGTGTCTGTTTCCAACAAAGAAGACCACCGTGTAGCACCACCGTGCACGGCCAAAGCTTCCACCGCAGCTTGTACTTGA